From Coturnix japonica isolate 7356 chromosome 3, Coturnix japonica 2.1, whole genome shotgun sequence, the proteins below share one genomic window:
- the NDUFAF4 gene encoding NADH dehydrogenase [ubiquinone] 1 alpha subcomplex assembly factor 4, with amino-acid sequence MGGRLARVFRTFNVESRARREISKEKPTPAPRHPTSRFDALSDHPEIQQEIYKKDDRLLTLLKDVYVESRDPPAQVKDGGGEHLPRKQVEKRLTKLGQFEELDVKKVPKGKISIVEALMLLNNHKLHPQIWTAEKIAAEYSLELNEVNSLLEFFIPFTFQEFPKETRKAIKPT; translated from the exons ATGGGCGGGAGGTTGGCGCGCGTGTTCCGGACGTTCAACGTGGAGAGCCGGGCCCGCCGCGAGATCAGCAAGGAGAAGCCCACCCCGGCGCCGCGACACCCCACCAGCCGCTTCGACGCGCTGAGCG ACCATCCTGAGATACAGCAGGAAATCTACAAGAAGGACGACAGGCTCCTCACCTTGTTGAAAGATGTTTATGTGGAGTCCAGAGACCCGCCAGCACAG GTAAAAGATGGAGGTGGTGAACATCTTCCACGTAAACAGGTGGAAAAGAGATTGACAAAACTAGGCCAATTTGAAGAGCTGGATGTTAAGAAAGTTCCCAAAGGCAAAATTTCCATTGTGGAGGCTCTGATGCTTCTTAATAATCATAAACTTCATCCTCAGATATGGACTGCGGAGAAAATAGCAGCAGAATACAGTCTGGAACTGAATGAAGTCAACTCTCTTCTGGaattctttattccttttacCTTTCAAGAGTTTcctaaagaaacaagaaaagctaTAAAACCGACATAA